Proteins co-encoded in one Phycodurus eques isolate BA_2022a chromosome 14, UOR_Pequ_1.1, whole genome shotgun sequence genomic window:
- the usp40 gene encoding ubiquitin carboxyl-terminal hydrolase 40 isoform X2, whose protein sequence is MFGNLFEEDGEDGEGGCSSSSGAGGAAKAGDEPPAPRGRSKLCGILNQGGTCYLNSLLQTLLFTPEFRDELFALRTDELGCLEDKDKPGAKVRVIPLELQRLFARLLLVNQQSASTAALTESFGWNSSEGTNQHDVQELNRILFSALENSLVGTSGSTLIRRLYHGTIVNSIACKECGNVSQRQEDFLDLTVCVCGMSSLEEALHNMFVEEELFEGNNLYRCGVCGRLVTAVKSAKLRKLPPFLTISLLRFSFDFAKCERYKETGHYSFPLTINLRPFCEQTDGDDADYYYELFSVIIHKGGCYGGHYHVYIRDIESLGCWEPPEEDNDNRKKPRKAEQQLNENDPLCVLIAIIDQEPSKNVRLDQLGQKLMEKIGSSWSKTFKKDYGPIVKFLKSHNDVFMLVSNCIRVALKAKTPGPTSHWFDLNDSTVTSIRESEIEKQFQGQESAYMLFYRKMQLQRPTEALSSPHYKVPHHLIQMAQDENHNLQQMREEYEASNNLVELHLHLASSYRLIKGALQSISKESSAGTALVFDCRRTVGDLRLAIYQQEEQWEGDIALTLAKMLPPGLHLYNTLADDTVSLLSAGVATNPDIFVWNGREVCGESVLTGAEWEPVLLTVVRPTLEGAVLKEAGNNVEGAGLKKEAIAFASAATLSEVQETLGEPAGSLLCQEQQVGTKGGERGAGEGAGASAWRVFPSRDMFRTLKELSLKDGDALLVLEPQSFDNSMFTVTGDVITVVTPSDCRWLQVEFQPHGCGAGGGDAAESRRVKVPASGDTLLREVKERAINELRLPGAECCLRHMDSTGKLLPPVCEDLCVRQAGVRLMTTVMLCPGRAPEASQLFLHFAVGAAPPAAMEMDINIEKTSTLKECLQAMLNAVGIDGSCWHLRRLDWCEEVGEALVDEDAPLSEMNINSGDTLVISEGRIPPKGFLEMSVWMLQDPVSMETNVNHSDNGHAQEQMEEVYAAAQANSHPSELIRVGQVEISVDVSLEDLKTQVLTLPAFQYGRRPAAFLRVWKMEAHRLVRILRGNQVSLRKLNITSGTDICVEQLLREEELGPKEIVLSVKMGVPGKRCYYRAQELIWDASWDSTAAGLRAFVAEFYGLAAGSIVLAKYQPHKHTWEEICWSRPLSKRKKRSNADSLLGAPFHLKDGDVIGVKNLLIDNKDFHTQEHEQGQAERRKKGERAGGSNCTRSQNKAAKKPEVALSINVGVFSNNGL, encoded by the exons ATGTTTGGGAATCTTTTTGAGGAGGATGGCGAAGACGGTGAAGGtggctgctcctcctcctctggaGCGGGGGGAGCTGCCAAAGCGGGAGACGAGCCTCCGGCTCCCCGAGGAAGAAGCAAGCTGTGCGGCATTCTGAACCAAGGAGGGACGTGCTACCTCAATTCCCTGCTCCAGACCCTCCTGTTCACCCCCGAGTTCAGAG atgaGCTGTTCGCGTTGAGGACTGATGAATTAGGATGTCTTGAAGATAAAGACAAACCAGGGGCCAAA GTCCGCGTCATCCCCCTGGAGCTCCAGAGACTCTTCGCTCGTCTTTTGCTGGTGAACCAGCAGAGTGCCTCCACGGCCGCCCTCACTGAGAGCTTCGGCTGgaacagcagtgag GGAACAAACCAGCACGATGTGCAGGAACTGAACCGGATTTTGTTCAGCGCTCTGGAAAATTCCCTGGTGGGCACCTCCGGCAGCACGCTCATCCGCCGACTGTACCACGGCACCATCGTCAACAGCATCGCCTGCAAGGAGTGCGGCAACGTTAGCCAGCGACAG GAGGACTTCCTGGACCTGACGGTGTGCGTCTGCGGCATGTCCAGCCTTGAGGAGGCTTTGCATAACATGTTTGTGGAGGAGGAATTGTTCGAAGGCAATAATCTGTACCGTTGTGGGGTGTGTGGCAGACTGGTCACTGCTGTAAAG TCTGCCAAGTTGAGGAAGCTCCCCCCGTTCCTGACCATATCCTTGCTGAGGTTCAGCTTTGACTTTGCTAAGTGTGAGCGTTACAAGGAGACAGGCCACTACAGCTTCCCCCTCACCATCAACCTGCGGCCATTTTGTGAACAG ACCGACGGTGATGACGCCGACTACTACTACGAGTTATTCTCCGTGATCATCCACAAAGGTGGCTGCTACGGCGGCCATTACCACGTTTACATCAGAGACATTGAAAGCCTCGGCTGCTGGGAGCCGCCG GAGGAGGACAACGACAATAGAAAGAAACCTAGAAAGGCAGAGCAGCAACTCAATGAAAATGACCCCTTGTGTGTCCTCATTGCCATTATTGACCAG GAGCCATCAAAGAATGTCCGATTGGACCAGTTGGGCCAGAAACTCATGGAGAAGATCGGTTCCTCCTGGAGCAAAACCTTTAAGAAAGACTATGGCCCCATTGTcaag TTCCTGAAGTCACACAATGACGTTTTCATGTTAGTGTCCAACTGTATCCGAGTGGCTCTGAAGGCGAAAACGCCCGGCCCG ACTAGCCACTGGTTTGACCTGAATGACTCCACCGTGACCTCCATCAGGGAGTCGGAGATAGAGAAGCAGTTCCAAGGCCAAGAGAGTGCCTACATGCTGTTCTACAGGAAGATGCAGTTGCAGCGGCCCACTGAAG CTCTGAGCAGTCCTCACTATAAAGTTCCTCATCATCTCATCCAGATGGCTCAGGACGAGAACCACAATCTGCAGCAGATGCG GGAGGAGTATGAGGCCAGTAATAACCTCGTAGAGCTGCATCTCCACCTGGCGTCCTCTTATAGGCTGATAAAAGGAGCCCTGCAGTCGATCAGCAAAGAGTCCAGTGCTGGCACCGCGCTCGTTTTTGACTGCAGAAGGACTGTTGGAGACCTGCGATTAGCTATTTACcag CAAGAGGAACAATGGGAGGGCGACATAGCGCTGACCTTGGCCAAGATGCTTCCACCGGGCCTCCACTTGTACAACACTCTCGCAG ATGACACTGTCTCACTCCTCAGTGCAGGCGTCGCTACAAACCCtgacatatttgtttggaaCGGGCGAGAG GTATGTGGTGAAAGTGTCCTTACCGGAGCCGAGTGGGAGCCGGTGCTCCTCACCGTCGTCCGACCCACCCTGGAGGGCGCGGTGTTGAAAGAGGCTGGCAACAACGTGGAGGGCGCGGGGCTAAAGAAGGAGGCGATTGCGTTCGCAAGCGCCGCCACCCTCAGCGAAGTGCAGGAAACCCTGGGGGAGCCCGCCGGGAGTCTGCTGTGTCAGGAGCAGCAGGTGGGCACCAAAGGAGGAGAGCGTGGGGCGGGCGAGGGTGCCGGCGCCAGCGCGTGGCGAGTTTTTCCATCCCGTGACATGTTCCGGACCCTCAAGGAGCTGTCGCTTAAAGATGGAGACGCCCTGCTCGTGCTGGAACCGCAGTCTTTTGATAACAG CATGTTCACTGTAACTGGAGATGTGATCACTGTGGTGACGCCATCAGACTGTCGCTGGCTCCAAGTGGAGTTTCAACCGCATGGCTGCGGCGCAGGAGGGGGCGACGCAGCGGAGAGCCGGAGAGTCAAGGTCCCTGCTTCAGGAGACACG TTGCTGCGTGAGGTGAAAGAGAGGGCCATCAACGAGCTGCGACTCCCAG GTGCAGAATGCTGCCTAAGACATATGGACAGCACAGGGAAACTCCTTCCTCCAG TGTGCGAGGATTTGTGCGTGCGACAGGCCGGCGTGCGGCTCATGACCACCGTGATGCTTTGTCCGGGCCGGGCCCCCGAGGCGTCGCag cTTTTCCTGCACTTTGCTGTGGGTGCAGCGCCACCTGCTGCAATGGAGATGGACATTAACATAGAAAAGACCAGCACTCTTAAAGAg TGTCTGCAGGCAATGCTGAATGCTGTTGGAATTGATg GCAGCTGTTGGCATTTGCGAAGGCTGGACTGGTGCGAGGAGGTGGGAGAGGCACTGGTCGACGAG GATGCGCCTCTGTCAGAGATGAATATAAACAGCGGAGATACACTCGTCATCTCAGAAGGACGAATTCCTCCGAAG GGGTTTCTAGAGATGTCCGTATGGATGCTTCAGGATCCCGTCTCCatggaaaccaatgtgaatcaCTCTGACAACGGCCACGCTCAGGAGCAGATGGAGGAGGTTTACGCCGCAGCTCAAGCTAATTCTCACCCATCAGAGCTCATAAGGGTCGGTCAGGTGGAGATATCGGTGGACGTCAGCCTGGAGGACCTCAAGACTCAG GTGTTGACGCTTCCAGCTTTCCAGTACGGGCGCCGGCCCGCCGCCTTCCTGCGGGTGTGGAAGATGGAGGCACACAGGCTGGTTCGCATCCTCAGAGGAAACCAAGTCTCACTCAG GAAACTAAATATAACTAGCGGCACAGATATTTGTGTAGAACAGCTGCTAAGAGAGGAAGAGCTCGG CCCCAAGGAGATAGTGCTGAGTGTTAAGATGGGAGTACCGGGCAAGCGCTGCTACTATCGGGCACAGGAGCTGATTTGGGACGCGTCGTGGGACTCGACGGCCGCCGGCTTGCGGGCCTTCGTGGCCGAGTTCTACGGCTTGGCTGCGGGCTCGATCGTGCTGGCCAAGTACcagccacacaaacacacctggGAGGAAATCTGCTGG AGCAGGCCGCTGTCCAAGAGGAAAAAGAGGTCAAATGCAGACTCATTATTGGGAGCACCGTTTCATCTCAAAGATGGTGACGTGATTGGcgtcaag AACCTTTTGATTGACAACAAGGACTTCCACACTCAGGAGCACGAACAAGGCCAGGCAGAGCGACGAAAGAAAgg agaAAGGGCTGGAGGCTCAAACTGCACTAGATCGCAAAACAAGGCGGCCAAGAAGCCAGAGGTGGCGCTGTCAATCAATGTTGGCGTCTTCAGTAACAATGGACTCTAG
- the usp40 gene encoding ubiquitin carboxyl-terminal hydrolase 40 isoform X1: MFGNLFEEDGEDGEGGCSSSSGAGGAAKAGDEPPAPRGRSKLCGILNQGGTCYLNSLLQTLLFTPEFRDELFALRTDELGCLEDKDKPGAKVRVIPLELQRLFARLLLVNQQSASTAALTESFGWNSSEGTNQHDVQELNRILFSALENSLVGTSGSTLIRRLYHGTIVNSIACKECGNVSQRQEDFLDLTVCVCGMSSLEEALHNMFVEEELFEGNNLYRCGVCGRLVTAVKSAKLRKLPPFLTISLLRFSFDFAKCERYKETGHYSFPLTINLRPFCEQTDGDDADYYYELFSVIIHKGGCYGGHYHVYIRDIESLGCWEPPEEDNDNRKKPRKAEQQLNENDPLCVLIAIIDQEPSKNVRLDQLGQKLMEKIGSSWSKTFKKDYGPIVKFLKSHNDVFMLVSNCIRVALKAKTPGPVSELPTTAGLEGGTVSQQELQQETSHWFDLNDSTVTSIRESEIEKQFQGQESAYMLFYRKMQLQRPTEALSSPHYKVPHHLIQMAQDENHNLQQMREEYEASNNLVELHLHLASSYRLIKGALQSISKESSAGTALVFDCRRTVGDLRLAIYQQEEQWEGDIALTLAKMLPPGLHLYNTLADDTVSLLSAGVATNPDIFVWNGREVCGESVLTGAEWEPVLLTVVRPTLEGAVLKEAGNNVEGAGLKKEAIAFASAATLSEVQETLGEPAGSLLCQEQQVGTKGGERGAGEGAGASAWRVFPSRDMFRTLKELSLKDGDALLVLEPQSFDNSMFTVTGDVITVVTPSDCRWLQVEFQPHGCGAGGGDAAESRRVKVPASGDTLLREVKERAINELRLPGAECCLRHMDSTGKLLPPVCEDLCVRQAGVRLMTTVMLCPGRAPEASQLFLHFAVGAAPPAAMEMDINIEKTSTLKECLQAMLNAVGIDGSCWHLRRLDWCEEVGEALVDEDAPLSEMNINSGDTLVISEGRIPPKGFLEMSVWMLQDPVSMETNVNHSDNGHAQEQMEEVYAAAQANSHPSELIRVGQVEISVDVSLEDLKTQVLTLPAFQYGRRPAAFLRVWKMEAHRLVRILRGNQVSLRKLNITSGTDICVEQLLREEELGPKEIVLSVKMGVPGKRCYYRAQELIWDASWDSTAAGLRAFVAEFYGLAAGSIVLAKYQPHKHTWEEICWSRPLSKRKKRSNADSLLGAPFHLKDGDVIGVKNLLIDNKDFHTQEHEQGQAERRKKGERAGGSNCTRSQNKAAKKPEVALSINVGVFSNNGL; this comes from the exons ATGTTTGGGAATCTTTTTGAGGAGGATGGCGAAGACGGTGAAGGtggctgctcctcctcctctggaGCGGGGGGAGCTGCCAAAGCGGGAGACGAGCCTCCGGCTCCCCGAGGAAGAAGCAAGCTGTGCGGCATTCTGAACCAAGGAGGGACGTGCTACCTCAATTCCCTGCTCCAGACCCTCCTGTTCACCCCCGAGTTCAGAG atgaGCTGTTCGCGTTGAGGACTGATGAATTAGGATGTCTTGAAGATAAAGACAAACCAGGGGCCAAA GTCCGCGTCATCCCCCTGGAGCTCCAGAGACTCTTCGCTCGTCTTTTGCTGGTGAACCAGCAGAGTGCCTCCACGGCCGCCCTCACTGAGAGCTTCGGCTGgaacagcagtgag GGAACAAACCAGCACGATGTGCAGGAACTGAACCGGATTTTGTTCAGCGCTCTGGAAAATTCCCTGGTGGGCACCTCCGGCAGCACGCTCATCCGCCGACTGTACCACGGCACCATCGTCAACAGCATCGCCTGCAAGGAGTGCGGCAACGTTAGCCAGCGACAG GAGGACTTCCTGGACCTGACGGTGTGCGTCTGCGGCATGTCCAGCCTTGAGGAGGCTTTGCATAACATGTTTGTGGAGGAGGAATTGTTCGAAGGCAATAATCTGTACCGTTGTGGGGTGTGTGGCAGACTGGTCACTGCTGTAAAG TCTGCCAAGTTGAGGAAGCTCCCCCCGTTCCTGACCATATCCTTGCTGAGGTTCAGCTTTGACTTTGCTAAGTGTGAGCGTTACAAGGAGACAGGCCACTACAGCTTCCCCCTCACCATCAACCTGCGGCCATTTTGTGAACAG ACCGACGGTGATGACGCCGACTACTACTACGAGTTATTCTCCGTGATCATCCACAAAGGTGGCTGCTACGGCGGCCATTACCACGTTTACATCAGAGACATTGAAAGCCTCGGCTGCTGGGAGCCGCCG GAGGAGGACAACGACAATAGAAAGAAACCTAGAAAGGCAGAGCAGCAACTCAATGAAAATGACCCCTTGTGTGTCCTCATTGCCATTATTGACCAG GAGCCATCAAAGAATGTCCGATTGGACCAGTTGGGCCAGAAACTCATGGAGAAGATCGGTTCCTCCTGGAGCAAAACCTTTAAGAAAGACTATGGCCCCATTGTcaag TTCCTGAAGTCACACAATGACGTTTTCATGTTAGTGTCCAACTGTATCCGAGTGGCTCTGAAGGCGAAAACGCCCGGCCCGGTGAGTGAGCTCCCCACAACTGCTGGCCTAGAAGGTGGCACTGTTTCTCAACAGGAGCTCCAACAAGAG ACTAGCCACTGGTTTGACCTGAATGACTCCACCGTGACCTCCATCAGGGAGTCGGAGATAGAGAAGCAGTTCCAAGGCCAAGAGAGTGCCTACATGCTGTTCTACAGGAAGATGCAGTTGCAGCGGCCCACTGAAG CTCTGAGCAGTCCTCACTATAAAGTTCCTCATCATCTCATCCAGATGGCTCAGGACGAGAACCACAATCTGCAGCAGATGCG GGAGGAGTATGAGGCCAGTAATAACCTCGTAGAGCTGCATCTCCACCTGGCGTCCTCTTATAGGCTGATAAAAGGAGCCCTGCAGTCGATCAGCAAAGAGTCCAGTGCTGGCACCGCGCTCGTTTTTGACTGCAGAAGGACTGTTGGAGACCTGCGATTAGCTATTTACcag CAAGAGGAACAATGGGAGGGCGACATAGCGCTGACCTTGGCCAAGATGCTTCCACCGGGCCTCCACTTGTACAACACTCTCGCAG ATGACACTGTCTCACTCCTCAGTGCAGGCGTCGCTACAAACCCtgacatatttgtttggaaCGGGCGAGAG GTATGTGGTGAAAGTGTCCTTACCGGAGCCGAGTGGGAGCCGGTGCTCCTCACCGTCGTCCGACCCACCCTGGAGGGCGCGGTGTTGAAAGAGGCTGGCAACAACGTGGAGGGCGCGGGGCTAAAGAAGGAGGCGATTGCGTTCGCAAGCGCCGCCACCCTCAGCGAAGTGCAGGAAACCCTGGGGGAGCCCGCCGGGAGTCTGCTGTGTCAGGAGCAGCAGGTGGGCACCAAAGGAGGAGAGCGTGGGGCGGGCGAGGGTGCCGGCGCCAGCGCGTGGCGAGTTTTTCCATCCCGTGACATGTTCCGGACCCTCAAGGAGCTGTCGCTTAAAGATGGAGACGCCCTGCTCGTGCTGGAACCGCAGTCTTTTGATAACAG CATGTTCACTGTAACTGGAGATGTGATCACTGTGGTGACGCCATCAGACTGTCGCTGGCTCCAAGTGGAGTTTCAACCGCATGGCTGCGGCGCAGGAGGGGGCGACGCAGCGGAGAGCCGGAGAGTCAAGGTCCCTGCTTCAGGAGACACG TTGCTGCGTGAGGTGAAAGAGAGGGCCATCAACGAGCTGCGACTCCCAG GTGCAGAATGCTGCCTAAGACATATGGACAGCACAGGGAAACTCCTTCCTCCAG TGTGCGAGGATTTGTGCGTGCGACAGGCCGGCGTGCGGCTCATGACCACCGTGATGCTTTGTCCGGGCCGGGCCCCCGAGGCGTCGCag cTTTTCCTGCACTTTGCTGTGGGTGCAGCGCCACCTGCTGCAATGGAGATGGACATTAACATAGAAAAGACCAGCACTCTTAAAGAg TGTCTGCAGGCAATGCTGAATGCTGTTGGAATTGATg GCAGCTGTTGGCATTTGCGAAGGCTGGACTGGTGCGAGGAGGTGGGAGAGGCACTGGTCGACGAG GATGCGCCTCTGTCAGAGATGAATATAAACAGCGGAGATACACTCGTCATCTCAGAAGGACGAATTCCTCCGAAG GGGTTTCTAGAGATGTCCGTATGGATGCTTCAGGATCCCGTCTCCatggaaaccaatgtgaatcaCTCTGACAACGGCCACGCTCAGGAGCAGATGGAGGAGGTTTACGCCGCAGCTCAAGCTAATTCTCACCCATCAGAGCTCATAAGGGTCGGTCAGGTGGAGATATCGGTGGACGTCAGCCTGGAGGACCTCAAGACTCAG GTGTTGACGCTTCCAGCTTTCCAGTACGGGCGCCGGCCCGCCGCCTTCCTGCGGGTGTGGAAGATGGAGGCACACAGGCTGGTTCGCATCCTCAGAGGAAACCAAGTCTCACTCAG GAAACTAAATATAACTAGCGGCACAGATATTTGTGTAGAACAGCTGCTAAGAGAGGAAGAGCTCGG CCCCAAGGAGATAGTGCTGAGTGTTAAGATGGGAGTACCGGGCAAGCGCTGCTACTATCGGGCACAGGAGCTGATTTGGGACGCGTCGTGGGACTCGACGGCCGCCGGCTTGCGGGCCTTCGTGGCCGAGTTCTACGGCTTGGCTGCGGGCTCGATCGTGCTGGCCAAGTACcagccacacaaacacacctggGAGGAAATCTGCTGG AGCAGGCCGCTGTCCAAGAGGAAAAAGAGGTCAAATGCAGACTCATTATTGGGAGCACCGTTTCATCTCAAAGATGGTGACGTGATTGGcgtcaag AACCTTTTGATTGACAACAAGGACTTCCACACTCAGGAGCACGAACAAGGCCAGGCAGAGCGACGAAAGAAAgg agaAAGGGCTGGAGGCTCAAACTGCACTAGATCGCAAAACAAGGCGGCCAAGAAGCCAGAGGTGGCGCTGTCAATCAATGTTGGCGTCTTCAGTAACAATGGACTCTAG
- the LOC133412839 gene encoding fatty acid-binding protein, brain-like, whose amino-acid sequence MVDAFCAKWKLVDSHNFDEYMNVLGVGFATRQVGNVTKPTVVISQDGDKVVVNTLSTFRNTKLAAKLGEEFDENTPDDRQVKSTFTMEGETFVQVQKWDGKETKFVRELKDGKMVMTLTFEGVQAVRTYEKA is encoded by the exons ATGGTGGATGCTTTCTGCGCTAAGTGGAAACTGGTGGACAGCCACAACTTTGATGAGTACATGAATGTGCTCG ggGTGGGCTTTGCCACAAGACAAGTGGGCAACGTGACCAAACCCACAGTGGTGATCAGCCAGGATGGGGACAAAGTGGTGGTCAACACCCTCAGCACCTTCCGGAACACCAAGCTCGCCGCCAAACTGGGTGAGGAGTTTGACGAGAACACGCCTGATGACCGACAAGTCAAA TCCACCTTCACCATGGAAGGAGAAACATTTGTGCAAGTGCAAAAGTGGGACGGCAAAGAGACCAAATTTGTCCGAGAGCTCAAGGATGGGAAGATGGTGATG ACTTTGACATTTGAGGGCGTCCAGGCTGTGCGCACGTATGAGAAAGCCTAA